The Henckelia pumila isolate YLH828 chromosome 2, ASM3356847v2, whole genome shotgun sequence genome includes a window with the following:
- the LOC140879419 gene encoding SMR domain-containing protein At5g58720 isoform X2, which yields MNHTKNKKKKKRQRVSAKENEGNQAASCKFTDEKDQRNLRNLLMAFSSVSLEEVHTAYKEAKGDPDVAAIILANVVESAAREDQSTTCSSSSGNDYVGSSSSSFASEIFGDANEFPQVGFNRKSKPKSKKVIAAAGTVSTVLGKDYVRSTPKKGPSNLKGFHEESLNRKEAEQFLCSMLGEECELSLALVSDVLGQCGDDLEKALDVLLELSATSKEQVHGGYESVIREDAQYLPESADTLTDRTLDSNFHSSEIKLKDNPWFTGNHCRDLSKVTGSSESHVSTEMGYLKSELPQQLLEALFNMPTPKTAEHEPSTMNWRNVVKKMTSLGQMSQPGEGEQRKPLQGDEYLALRTTAKQHWESMKSYYQKATTAFANGEKEHAAYLSEQGRLHNKMARKADEKASQDIFTARNNSIENVITIDLHGQHVKQAMKLLKLHLLFGAYVRSVRSFKVITGSGSHGLGKSKVKSSVINLLKKEGIAWSEVNQGMLFVRLDGQRDFGFLDSDSDSE from the exons ATGAACCACACAaagaacaagaagaagaagaagagacaaAGAGTTTCTGCAAAGGAGAATGAGGGTAATCAAGCTGCGTCATGTAAGTTTACTGATGAAAAAGACCAAAGGAATTTGAGAAATTTATTGATGGCTTTTAGTTCTGTTTCTCTGGAAGAAGTTCATACAGCTTACAAAGAAGCCAAGGGGGATCCCGACGTAGCTGCTATAATTCTTGCCAATGTTGTTGAGAGTGCAGCGAGGGAGGATCAGAGCACAACATGCTCAAGCTCCAGTGGGAATGACTACGTGGGTTCAAGCTCGAGTTCTTTTGCATCAGAAATTTTTGGTGATGCTAATGAGTTCCCGCAGGTTGGGTTTAACCGGAAGAGTAAACCCAAGTCAAAGAAAGTCATTGCTGCTGCAGGCACGGTGTCGACTGTGTTGGGCAAAGACTATGTCAGGTCTACCCCGAAGAAGGGCCCTTCTAATTTGAAGGGATTTCATGAGGAGAGTTTGAACAGGAAGGAAGCTGAACAATTCTTATGTTCCATGCTCGGTGAAGAGTGTGAACTGAGCTTGGCTTTAGTTAGCGATGTATTAG GTCAATGCGGAGATGACCTGGAGAAG GCTTTGGATGTGCTGCTTGAATTATCAGCTACCTCAAAAGAGCAGGTCCATGGTGGTTATGAGTCTGTCATCAGAGAGGATGCTCAGTATCTTCCTGAATCAGCCGACACT CTAACTGACAGAACACTTGACTCAAATTTCCATTCATCTGAAATTAAACTTAAGGACAATCCTTGGTTTACAGGAAATCATTGCAG gGATCTTTCAAAAGTTACTGGATCTAGTGAATCTCACGTTTCAACAGAGATGGGATATTTGAAGTCAGAGCTTCCACAGCAGTTATTGGAGGCCTTGTTTAACATGCCCACTCCCAAGACTGCTGAACATGAACCAAGCACCATGAACTGGAGAAATGTTGTTAAGAAAATGACATCCCTCGGTCAAATGTCTCAACCTGGTGAGGGTGAACAACGGAAACCTCTCCAAG GAGACGAGTATTTGGCACTCAGAACTACTGCAAAGCAGCACTGGGAGTCGATGAAATCTTACTATCAGAAG GCTACAACTGCTTTTGCGAATGGAGAGAAGGAACATGCTGCTTATCTCTCTGAGCAG GGTAGGTTACATAATAAAATGGCTCGCAAGGCAGATGAGAAAGCTAGCCAGGACATATTTACTGCTAG AAACAATAGTATAGAAAACGTGATAACAATTGATCTGCATGGACAACACGTTAAACAAGCAATGAAGCTTTTGAAGCTCCACCTTCTGTTTGGAGCATATGTTCGCT CCGTGCGGTCATTCAAAGTTATCACTGGAAGCGGGAGCCATGGTTTGGGCAAATCGAAGGTGAAAAGCTCG GTCATTAATCTTCTGAAGAAAGAAGGTATAGCATGGTCGGAAGTGAACCAGGGAATGTTGTTCGTAAGGCTCGATGGACAGAGAGATTTTGGCTTCCTAGATTCTGATAGTGATAGCGAGTAA
- the LOC140885166 gene encoding (S)-8-oxocitronellyl enol synthase CYC2, which yields MAVNDKRYRNVAAIFGVTGLVGKELARKLLSTRKWKVYGVARKRDICSSIMSMEGEANYHFISCDLLNTKETQEKLGRSNVLEDVTHIFWVTWASQFPLDTHECFDQNKAMLSNVLNAILPLSKGLKHFSIQTGVKHYVSLRGPASGGDQDRSYREDSPRVESGNGRNFYYGLEDLLQERLLGDIVTWSIQRPGLILGSSQRTLYNFIGSLCVYGAICKHLSLPFVFGGTKKCWEEMYIDLSDARLVADQHIWAATNQELILMKSSGSGIDQDRWEAFNAINGEGYTWMGMWRDIGIKFGLEVSEEDMFSEDFVYSSAMCDKGSVWNEIVVKEGLVDTNMEDLANWGFIDVLFRCPVKMLAAREKIDELGFKTKYQALDSISYWIDVMRADRLVP from the coding sequence atggctgTAAATGACAAGAGATACAGAAATGTAGCAGCCATCTTTGGTGTAACTGGGCTGGTGGGAAAGGAGCTCGCGAGGAAGCTTCTTTCGACTCGAAAATGGAAGGTCTACGGCGTAGCCCGAAAACGAGACATCTGCAGCAGTATCATGAGTATGGAAGGTGAAGCTAATTACCATTTCATTTCTTGTGATCTCTTAAACACAAAGGAAACACAAGAAAAGCTCGGCAGGAGTAATGTGTTGGAGGATGTTACTCACATCTTTTGGGTAACTTGGGCTAGCCAATTCCCTTTAGATACCCACGAATGTTTCGATCAAAACAAGGCCATGTTGTCTAATGTTTTGAATGCCATCCTCCCGCTTTCGAAGGGGCTGAAACACTTCTCCATCCAGACGGGAGTGAAGCATTACGTGTCGTTGCGAGGGCCGGCTTCGGGAGGAGACCAAGATCGGTCCTATAGAGAGGATTCTCCGAGGGTGGAAAGCGGTAATGGACGTAACTTTTATTATGGACTTGAGGATTTGTTGCAAGAAAGATTGTTAGGTGATATTGTGACATGGTCTATTCAAAGGCCTGGATTGATACTAGGTTCTTCTCAAAGAACTCTATACAATTTCATCGGTAGTTTGTGTGTTTATGGAGCTATTTGCAAGCATTTGAGCCTCCCTTTTGTGTTTGGTGGCACAAAGAAATGTTGGGAAGAAATGTACATCGACTTGTCCGATGCACGTCTCGTGGCGGATCAACACATTTGGGCTGCTACGAATCAAGAATTAATCCTGATGAAGTCGAGTGGTAGCGGCATTGATCAAGATCGATGGGAGGCGTTTAACGCGATCAACGGTGAGGGTTATACGTGGATGGGGATGTGGAGGGATATCGGGATTAAATTCGGGTTGGAAGTGTCGGAAGAAGACATGTTTTCCGAGGATTTTGTGTATTCCTCGGCCATGTGTGATAAAGGGAGTGTTTGGAATGAAATAGTGGTGAAAGAAGGGCTTGTGGATACGAATATGGAGGATTTGGCTAATTGGGGTTTCATCGATGTTCTTTTTAGATGTCCTGTGAAAATGTTGGCTGCAAGAGAGAAGATTGATGAGTTGGGATTCAAGACAAAGTACCAAGCTTTGGATTCGATCTCGTATTGGATTGATGTCATGAGAGCTGACAGATTAGTTCCATAG
- the LOC140879419 gene encoding SMR domain-containing protein At5g58720 isoform X1, whose protein sequence is MNHTKNKKKKKRQRVSAKENEGNQAASCKFTDEKDQRNLRNLLMAFSSVSLEEVHTAYKEAKGDPDVAAIILANVVESAAREDQSTTCSSSSGNDYVGSSSSSFASEIFGDANEFPQVGFNRKSKPKSKKVIAAAGTVSTVLGKDYVRSTPKKGPSNLKGFHEESLNRKEAEQFLCSMLGEECELSLALVSDVLGQCGDDLEKALDVLLELSATSKEQVHGGYESVIREDAQYLPESADTLTDRTLDSNFHSSEIKLKDNPWFTGNHCRDLSKVTGSSESHVSTEMGYLKSELPQQLLEALFNMPTPKTAEHEPSTMNWRNVVKKMTSLGQMSQPGEGEQRKPLQAKGDEYLALRTTAKQHWESMKSYYQKATTAFANGEKEHAAYLSEQGRLHNKMARKADEKASQDIFTARNNSIENVITIDLHGQHVKQAMKLLKLHLLFGAYVRSVRSFKVITGSGSHGLGKSKVKSSVINLLKKEGIAWSEVNQGMLFVRLDGQRDFGFLDSDSDSE, encoded by the exons ATGAACCACACAaagaacaagaagaagaagaagagacaaAGAGTTTCTGCAAAGGAGAATGAGGGTAATCAAGCTGCGTCATGTAAGTTTACTGATGAAAAAGACCAAAGGAATTTGAGAAATTTATTGATGGCTTTTAGTTCTGTTTCTCTGGAAGAAGTTCATACAGCTTACAAAGAAGCCAAGGGGGATCCCGACGTAGCTGCTATAATTCTTGCCAATGTTGTTGAGAGTGCAGCGAGGGAGGATCAGAGCACAACATGCTCAAGCTCCAGTGGGAATGACTACGTGGGTTCAAGCTCGAGTTCTTTTGCATCAGAAATTTTTGGTGATGCTAATGAGTTCCCGCAGGTTGGGTTTAACCGGAAGAGTAAACCCAAGTCAAAGAAAGTCATTGCTGCTGCAGGCACGGTGTCGACTGTGTTGGGCAAAGACTATGTCAGGTCTACCCCGAAGAAGGGCCCTTCTAATTTGAAGGGATTTCATGAGGAGAGTTTGAACAGGAAGGAAGCTGAACAATTCTTATGTTCCATGCTCGGTGAAGAGTGTGAACTGAGCTTGGCTTTAGTTAGCGATGTATTAG GTCAATGCGGAGATGACCTGGAGAAG GCTTTGGATGTGCTGCTTGAATTATCAGCTACCTCAAAAGAGCAGGTCCATGGTGGTTATGAGTCTGTCATCAGAGAGGATGCTCAGTATCTTCCTGAATCAGCCGACACT CTAACTGACAGAACACTTGACTCAAATTTCCATTCATCTGAAATTAAACTTAAGGACAATCCTTGGTTTACAGGAAATCATTGCAG gGATCTTTCAAAAGTTACTGGATCTAGTGAATCTCACGTTTCAACAGAGATGGGATATTTGAAGTCAGAGCTTCCACAGCAGTTATTGGAGGCCTTGTTTAACATGCCCACTCCCAAGACTGCTGAACATGAACCAAGCACCATGAACTGGAGAAATGTTGTTAAGAAAATGACATCCCTCGGTCAAATGTCTCAACCTGGTGAGGGTGAACAACGGAAACCTCTCCAAG CTAAAGGAGACGAGTATTTGGCACTCAGAACTACTGCAAAGCAGCACTGGGAGTCGATGAAATCTTACTATCAGAAG GCTACAACTGCTTTTGCGAATGGAGAGAAGGAACATGCTGCTTATCTCTCTGAGCAG GGTAGGTTACATAATAAAATGGCTCGCAAGGCAGATGAGAAAGCTAGCCAGGACATATTTACTGCTAG AAACAATAGTATAGAAAACGTGATAACAATTGATCTGCATGGACAACACGTTAAACAAGCAATGAAGCTTTTGAAGCTCCACCTTCTGTTTGGAGCATATGTTCGCT CCGTGCGGTCATTCAAAGTTATCACTGGAAGCGGGAGCCATGGTTTGGGCAAATCGAAGGTGAAAAGCTCG GTCATTAATCTTCTGAAGAAAGAAGGTATAGCATGGTCGGAAGTGAACCAGGGAATGTTGTTCGTAAGGCTCGATGGACAGAGAGATTTTGGCTTCCTAGATTCTGATAGTGATAGCGAGTAA
- the LOC140883146 gene encoding inositol 3-kinase: protein MTKKMRQGGVVSCLVVGNYCHDVLIKDGHVLAESLGGAASFIAEVLDGLSVAATFISKVGSDFSYEVNHPPLISASSRTTLFHAHFSSHIQRQDRVLKRVRSCEPIKPLDLPDSRFEYGLAVAVGGEVLPETLERMLDICEMVFVDVQGLIRVFDEEDGTVSLIQLKDSKFYNLLPRIGFLKASADEAPYINVDEAKKFCCVVVTNGKDGCTLYYRNDEQKIAPFPTVQVDPTGAGDSFLGGLVAGLAQGLAAADAVLLGNFFGSLTVGHLGLPKFDSGLLQIVKEEVHRKRLKLLECHEPEKDTSIFLKPLDHEDFLTVLSIAKSSLMHPAQKCQGVLPSLPKVLEQYNHLPTGQSNQFPGFIFDEPIRSGDETP, encoded by the exons ATGACCAAAAAGATGAGACAAGGTGGAGTTGTTTCATGCCTGGTGGTTGGAAACTATTGCCATGATGTTTTGATCAAGGACGGCCATGTGTTAGCAGAATCCCTGGGCGGGGCGGCCTCATTCATCGCCGAAGTGCTAGATGGTCTCTCAGTCGCCGCCACTTTCATCTCTAAGGTGGGTTCCGATTTCTCTTACGAAGTTAACCACCCGCCCCTCATTTCAGCTTCTTCCAGAACAACTCTCTTCCATGCTCACTTCTCTTCTCATATCCAACGACAAGACCGCGTGCTCAAAAGGGTTCGATCCTGCGAGCCAATTAAGCCCTTGGACCTCCCCGACTCCCGATTCGAGTACGGTTTGGCAGTTGCCGTGGGTGGGGAAGTCTTGCCGGAAACGTTGGAGCGAATGCTAGATATTTGTGAGATGGTGTTTGTAGATGTACAAGGACTGATCCGGGTTTTCGATGAAGAAGATGGAACAGTGAGTCTTATTCAATTGAAGGATTCTAAATTCTATAATTTACTCCCTAGAATTGGGTTTTTGAAGGCCTCAGCGGACGAGGCGCCTTACATTAATGTTGATGAGGCGAAGAAATTTTGTTGTGTGGTGGTGACGAATGGAAAAGATGGGTGTACCCTTTATTACAGGAATGATGAGCAGAAAATTGCTCCCTTTCCGACTGTCCAGGTCGATCCCACTGGTGCTGGGGATAGTTTTCTGGGCGGCCTTGTTGCTGGACTTGCGCAGGGGCTGGCAGCGGCAGATGCTGTTTTATTGGGGAACTTTTTTGGATCACTCACCGTTGGGCATTTGGGGCTTCCCAAATTTGATTCGGGTTTATTGCAG ATAGTCAAGGAAGAAGTGCACCGGAAGAGGTTGAAGTTACTCGAGTGCCACGAACCAGAAAAAGACACTTCAATATTTTTGAAACCATTAGATCACGAAGATTTCCTTACAGTGCTTTCTATAGCAAAATCATCGCTCATGCACCCTGCCCAAAAATGCCAGGGGGTGCTGCCAAGTTTGCCTAAAGTGTTAGAACAGTATAACCACCTACCTACCGGTCAGTCAAATCAATTTCCGGGCTTCATTTTTGACGAACCAATTCGGTCTGGTGATGAGACTCCTTGA